A segment of the Cenarchaeum symbiosum A genome:
TCCACTCTTCATGCGTCCTGTCCCGGAGGATTCTCCCCTCCATGACGATCTCCGATCCAGCCGGCACGTTGAGGCCCGTCTGCGGGCACTGCGCAAGAGAGAGCCTGCCGCCAAGTATCCCGGCGGCCAGCTCCATCTCGTCCTTCCCCCAATCCGCCTGGTACGCGCCCGCTATTGCTACTGCAGGATGCACGCCCACTACCACGGCCACCTTGAGGTCCTCGCCGTGCTCGGCGGCATCCACAAAGCACCGGTGCAGGTGCCTCCCTTCTACCATCCTTATCGAAAAATGCGACCCGTCTATCGGCATGAGCCTGTGAAACGACGAGTTTTGCGCGCCGGTATCCGGGTTCCTGGCGTACGCTATCGACGACGTGATAAACGGCCCGGGCTCCTTCTCAAAGTGCGTGACCACCGGCAGCCCCGACGCGTCAGACAAAGTGTTCTCCAAGAACCTCGCGCCTTTCACCATTCTCGGCCTGCCCTGCTTTGCAAGCGCCGCGGCCATGCCCTCGTGTATTTTGTCGGCCCTGGATCCTATGGCCCGCGCAAACCTGCCGCGCGTGCCCACAAGATTGGACACGACGCGAAACCCCGAGCCCCTGACGTTCTCAAAGAGCAGCGCGTCCGACCCGTCGGCGCGCGCCGTAACGGCGGCTATCTCGTACTTTTTGGAGACTGGCTTTTTGACCACCCTGAGCTCGCCTGCCTTCTCCAGCGCGCGCAGGTATCCCCGGAGGTCACTCATCGCGCACCATCTTCATTATGCCCTCCATCAGGGCCTTCATCACGTCGGTCCCCAGCTCGTTTTGCACGCCGGCCGAGACTATTGATATGCCGCGGGTCGCCGAGCTTATCCTCTGCGCGGCAAGCCGCAAAAAGAACGCTCCAAACTTTGCCGGTATCACCGTGGTTGCAACCGGCGAGGGCCCCGCATCGAGCGCCACCGCCAGCGAGCCCAGCCTCGCGCCGCCCTCGCTTACGGCAACAAAGCTGCCGTTGTCAAACCGTAAAAGCCTGATCAAAAAGGAGCGCCCCCCCGCCTCGACGGATTCTTCACAAAAGGACTGTCCCAACAAGCCCGGGGCGTACCCTATGTTTTTAATGCTATTGCCTCGGCTTCCTTCGAGTCGGCCTCGACCCTCGCCCGGAGCTTTGCCTTGTACTTTAGGTTCCGGGGCTTGGTCCGCAGCCTGTACCCGCAGCAGGGACACCAGAGACCCTCCCATTTTATGAAGATCTCACAGATCTGGCAGCGTCTCTGTCCTGATGCATACCTTCCTGTTCCCACCGGCTTTTGAGCCTTGTACCTTATACAGATTCCCTTGCACGTCATACAGATTATTTATAGAAATCACGTGTATATAAGGTTGGATCTATAATTTTCACTACATTTGACCAAAAACCATCAAAATATTTGACTGATTATTTGCTTAAATAGAATAGTTTATACAAAAACCAAAAAATGGTGTATAAATATCTATATTTTTGAATCAGTGATCAGTATCCCGGGCGCGGCAGAATAAGCGCGCCGGCGCCACGCTGCATCCTACTCCGGCTCTCCTTCCAGCACGTGCTTGCCGCGCCTCATGGGGAGAACCTTCCTTCTCGCATCCCCGTACCCCTTTGAGAGCTGCCTGCCCTCCTGGAGGCGGTCGAGGAATACGGCGAGCGCGCTGATCTCCGAGTGCGGCTGCCCCCCTATCGAGACGTTATAGTCGGCCAGCTCGTAGACGTCCCGCGGCACCTTCCCCGCGCCGACCACCGCCAGGATCTTCTCCTTGCGTCTGAGGCTGCCTATGGCGGCATCTATGGTCTCCCCGTACATTGTAAGGTGGACTATGCTGGCAGAGCCCTTTTTGCTCCTGAGCAGGGCGCGCCAGCTGTCTATGAG
Coding sequences within it:
- a CDS encoding 3-polyprenyl-4-hydroxybenzoate decarboxylase (COG0043), with product MVKKPVSKKYEIAAVTARADGSDALLFENVRGSGFRVVSNLVGTRGRFARAIGSRADKIHEGMAAALAKQGRPRMVKGARFLENTLSDASGLPVVTHFEKEPGPFITSSIAYARNPDTGAQNSSFHRLMPIDGSHFSIRMVEGRHLHRCFVDAAEHGEDLKVAVVVGVHPAVAIAGAYQADWGKDEMELAAGILGGRLSLAQCPQTGLNVPAGSEIVMEGRILRDRTHEEWMVEMLQTYDHKRKQPVFELDRLHHRDDPIFHDVLAGYSEHRLLMGMPVESKINTVLKGAFPGVRGVSMTGGGCSWLHAVVQASKKKEDEPRKIIKKTFEAHRSLKQVTVVDEDIDPGSAEQVEYAMATRFQADRDLVIIRDVRGSSLDPSSDQKNLKTAKMGIDATRPLRKRPEGFEIARIPGLKRTSLENY
- a CDS encoding uncharacterized protein conserved in archaea (COG1303) gives rise to the protein MRIEVLRIGQRAVRDDRVTTHAALVARAFGAERIFMEEVNPQVRDTLADVSSTWGGGFEVELIDSWRALLRSKKGSASIVHLTMYGETIDAAIGSLRRKEKILAVVGAGKVPRDVYELADYNVSIGGQPHSEISALAVFLDRLQEGRQLSKGYGDARRKVLPMRRGKHVLEGEPE